One Cellulomonas soli DNA window includes the following coding sequences:
- a CDS encoding lantibiotic dehydratase: MNGTHSRRYRAQPGALVRAPGLPLTTLDMLWDTVEAALPAGDLRRDSPVPFLGALRALFDAPGFSGATRLANPLVAEILDRARNEGTIELGPLLKLTRYLVRSCTRTTPFGLFSGVSWARTDGGGGSGQLLAGEVLHGRARLDSGVLMTAARERVATRSADLTIRRNDLATLAQHRVWLPLADAYGDADRRSLSVQVTPPLALVFDKVGDGTTLGELRSVLADAYPTQAPEALDRFLGELLDTNILVSSERMQARGDGGVPPWAPRDWRVAVAEALDDLPGHVGRQDDPVLRAVERTMTWDRAKPVLHVDSALQSNGPLVVPQPCRGLAEEVADTLLRLDTTSCYPPHLTAYAKTFAEEYGAGARVPLLHLLCEETGLGPPDTYSYPSREFPLAEPTEDRTSISLSRVALLQSWISQSLTAGGTEIDLSDADLEFFAESSISVRDVRPLAPASDVCFTPVQGPGEDWTAVCSTVPSGPPGSFVGRFWDVVDQDGQCALRLAAGVWGRALPGVDVAELTYLPTLAKAMNVATRAVVQKYEIPVNVEPSVPAEQVVPLDGICVGVRDSMLVLWDGRTGREIVAVQSSLLNLRMAPNAVRFLLECSFHRFRPVSGFDWGNLEWAAPFLPRLRHGRVVVRPASWSLRAAPELRAGTALTFTQFEQAVVAWRARWRVPRHVFLTREDNRLHLDLDRRASLFDLWWSWKSDHESQVCVSEVLPGVSDGILRDTEERPYSADVVLTVERSDLPDRAAPGERSAPVPRLVDERARTDWFGREYVYGKLYGPRGLQDDVIQSLAQDPRWADLEYFFIRYGDPAPHLRLRLSSAGAGGLNEIVDLAARMRDAGLVRDLVLMPYRQETDRYGGPGCIRAAESVFAASSRWVAGRTTGPVPLTSLLVRAATDIDVLARVFLPELKERREFAATLAGPTAGGGDWRTVGPDLWAALGAAAPTTIVDACLRLDASLESAAAAGTLTSSRRDVISSVLHLHCNRLGVPRIDEQRVYGLWRRALDRAVAQLRGQR, from the coding sequence ATGAACGGCACTCACTCGCGACGCTACCGCGCGCAGCCGGGCGCCCTGGTGCGTGCCCCCGGGCTGCCTCTGACCACCCTCGACATGCTGTGGGATACGGTCGAAGCAGCACTGCCCGCGGGCGATCTCCGACGGGACAGCCCAGTTCCGTTCCTCGGAGCGTTGCGGGCCCTGTTCGACGCCCCGGGCTTCAGCGGCGCAACACGATTGGCCAACCCCCTGGTTGCTGAGATCCTGGATCGCGCGCGCAACGAGGGGACCATCGAGCTCGGCCCACTTCTGAAACTCACCCGCTACCTCGTACGCTCGTGCACGCGGACCACTCCATTCGGCCTGTTCAGCGGTGTGAGCTGGGCCCGCACTGACGGTGGGGGCGGCAGCGGCCAGCTCCTCGCCGGTGAGGTTCTCCACGGTCGGGCTCGGCTCGACTCCGGGGTACTGATGACCGCGGCGCGCGAGCGGGTGGCAACGAGATCCGCCGACCTCACGATCCGGCGAAATGACCTTGCCACGCTCGCGCAGCATCGGGTGTGGCTGCCGCTCGCCGACGCCTACGGGGACGCCGACCGCCGCTCGCTCAGCGTCCAGGTCACGCCACCCCTCGCCTTGGTCTTCGACAAGGTCGGCGACGGGACAACGCTCGGTGAGCTGCGTTCGGTGCTTGCCGACGCCTACCCAACTCAAGCCCCCGAGGCCCTAGATCGATTCCTTGGGGAACTTCTCGACACGAACATCCTGGTCTCCTCCGAACGGATGCAGGCCCGCGGAGACGGCGGGGTGCCGCCGTGGGCACCTCGAGACTGGCGCGTGGCCGTCGCTGAGGCGCTAGATGACCTGCCCGGTCACGTGGGGCGCCAGGACGACCCTGTGCTGCGCGCCGTCGAACGAACCATGACCTGGGACCGCGCCAAGCCGGTGCTGCACGTGGACAGTGCTCTTCAGTCCAACGGACCGCTCGTCGTACCGCAACCGTGCCGGGGTCTGGCTGAGGAGGTCGCCGACACTCTGCTCCGATTGGACACGACCTCCTGCTACCCGCCACACCTAACGGCATACGCCAAGACCTTTGCCGAGGAGTACGGCGCCGGCGCCCGAGTTCCACTCCTGCACCTACTCTGCGAAGAGACCGGCCTCGGCCCACCTGACACCTACAGCTACCCGTCCCGTGAGTTCCCGCTCGCCGAGCCCACCGAGGACCGGACAAGCATCTCGCTCTCTCGGGTAGCCCTTCTGCAGTCGTGGATCTCGCAGTCGCTGACGGCGGGCGGAACCGAGATCGATCTCAGCGACGCTGACCTGGAGTTCTTCGCCGAGAGCAGCATCTCGGTGCGTGACGTCCGGCCGCTCGCCCCCGCATCTGACGTCTGCTTCACACCGGTTCAGGGGCCCGGTGAAGACTGGACAGCCGTGTGTTCGACAGTTCCCTCGGGACCGCCAGGCTCGTTCGTCGGACGGTTCTGGGATGTGGTCGACCAAGACGGCCAGTGTGCACTGCGCCTGGCGGCCGGGGTCTGGGGGCGAGCGCTGCCTGGCGTGGACGTGGCGGAACTTACGTACTTGCCGACGCTAGCCAAGGCGATGAACGTCGCCACCCGGGCGGTGGTTCAGAAGTATGAGATCCCGGTCAACGTCGAGCCGAGCGTGCCAGCCGAGCAGGTGGTCCCGCTGGACGGCATCTGCGTCGGTGTGCGTGACTCCATGCTCGTACTTTGGGACGGGCGGACCGGGCGGGAGATAGTCGCCGTCCAGAGCAGCCTACTGAACCTCCGCATGGCGCCCAACGCTGTGCGCTTCCTCCTCGAGTGCTCGTTCCACCGTTTCCGGCCGGTGTCGGGCTTCGATTGGGGCAACCTTGAGTGGGCTGCGCCGTTCCTCCCGCGGCTGAGGCATGGTCGGGTCGTCGTGCGCCCGGCTTCATGGTCGTTGCGCGCTGCGCCCGAGCTGCGGGCCGGGACGGCCCTGACGTTCACCCAGTTCGAACAGGCCGTTGTTGCGTGGCGAGCCCGCTGGCGAGTGCCACGCCACGTGTTCCTCACGCGAGAGGACAACCGCCTGCACCTCGATCTGGACCGACGCGCATCCCTGTTCGACCTCTGGTGGTCGTGGAAGTCAGATCACGAGTCGCAGGTGTGCGTCAGCGAGGTCTTGCCCGGCGTCTCCGATGGCATCCTCCGCGACACAGAGGAACGGCCCTACTCCGCGGACGTTGTGTTGACGGTCGAACGCTCGGACCTGCCTGACCGCGCGGCTCCAGGCGAACGCAGTGCCCCAGTGCCTCGGTTGGTCGACGAACGGGCACGCACCGACTGGTTCGGGCGGGAGTACGTCTACGGCAAGCTTTACGGACCCCGAGGACTGCAGGACGACGTGATTCAGTCGCTTGCGCAGGACCCGCGCTGGGCCGACCTCGAGTACTTCTTCATCCGATACGGCGACCCCGCTCCCCATCTGCGTCTGCGTCTGAGTAGCGCGGGGGCGGGGGGGCTCAATGAGATCGTCGACCTTGCTGCACGAATGCGCGACGCGGGGCTCGTCCGTGATCTTGTCCTGATGCCCTACCGGCAGGAGACCGATCGCTACGGCGGTCCGGGCTGCATCCGGGCCGCAGAGTCCGTGTTCGCCGCGTCGAGTCGGTGGGTCGCAGGGCGTACCACCGGGCCAGTTCCGCTCACCTCCCTGCTAGTCCGCGCGGCTACCGACATTGACGTGCTGGCCCGCGTGTTCCTGCCAGAGCTGAAGGAGCGCCGAGAGTTCGCCGCAACCCTCGCCGGGCCCACGGCCGGTGGCGGCGACTGGCGAACCGTCGGCCCCGATCTCTGGGCCGCCCTGGGCGCGGCGGCACCCACAACGATCGTCGATGCCTGCCTCCGGCTAGACGCCTCGCTCGAGTCGGCGGCGGCAGCAGGAACGCTGACCTCGTCACGACGGGACGTAATCAGTTCGGTGCTGCACCTCCACTGCAACAGGCTGGGAGTGCCCCGAATCGACGAGCAGCGCGTCTACGGCCTGTGGCGGCGCGCGCTCGATCGGGCGGTCGCCCAGTTGCGCGGCCAGCGGTGA
- a CDS encoding ABC transporter ATP-binding protein: MGRLVDALNSDSAELHVQALAGLLAVLAGLAAASQVLGAVRGMSFQAVTTLVSTELSTSVMEHAIELPPAQTEQPEILDSMQRAMRESQFRPTQAIQQTLDVLGQLTTVASVGAVLGSMNPWVALLALAAPCPVVYAQWKAGRRGFALEQSRAEQRRRLVYWPSLLADPASAREVHAFGIGGFIVARFRTAAEAIVRQDMALFRRVTGLTMSMALVSVALNLTAQIVALWVALSHGTLGVLIAVIQGIVAIQSAGSGLFGGAISLSNTAMYLANIERFLSLKPHARSRGTSQAPHRLHTGIEFCAVSFTYPGQTQPALDGVSFVLRPGMTTAVMGRNGAGKSTVVKLLCGIYTPSSGQILIDGVPLDEISEASLLDAMTFVFQDYAQYNVSAAENIGLGSLEHLDDEARVRAAGARASIAQHLDALPAGWQTPLGRTFDAGLDLSGGQWQKVAIARSLMRDVPVRLLDEPTSSLDPISEKAIFDQFDSREPGVTTLLVAHRFSTVRFADHVIVMESGRVAAQGPHHTLMTTSPLYRELYDAQEF; the protein is encoded by the coding sequence ATGGGGCGACTGGTCGACGCGCTCAACAGCGACAGCGCCGAGCTACACGTCCAGGCGCTCGCAGGGCTTCTTGCGGTGCTGGCCGGGCTGGCGGCCGCCTCCCAGGTGCTCGGCGCCGTACGCGGCATGTCGTTCCAGGCGGTGACGACCCTGGTGAGCACCGAACTCTCCACGAGCGTCATGGAGCATGCGATCGAGCTGCCGCCCGCACAGACCGAGCAACCCGAGATCCTGGACTCGATGCAGCGGGCCATGCGTGAGTCGCAGTTCAGGCCCACCCAGGCCATCCAGCAGACATTGGATGTCCTCGGCCAGCTCACGACCGTCGCATCCGTCGGCGCGGTGCTGGGCTCGATGAACCCCTGGGTCGCGCTACTAGCGCTGGCAGCGCCGTGCCCCGTGGTCTACGCCCAGTGGAAGGCGGGCCGTCGAGGATTCGCCCTCGAGCAGAGCCGCGCGGAGCAGCGCCGGCGCCTGGTCTACTGGCCGTCCCTGCTCGCTGACCCGGCGTCGGCCCGTGAGGTGCACGCGTTTGGCATCGGTGGGTTCATCGTCGCGCGGTTCCGGACCGCTGCCGAGGCGATCGTCCGCCAGGACATGGCTCTGTTCCGTCGGGTCACCGGGCTGACGATGTCGATGGCACTCGTCAGCGTCGCACTGAATCTCACTGCGCAGATCGTGGCTCTCTGGGTCGCCCTGTCGCACGGAACACTCGGCGTTCTGATTGCTGTGATTCAGGGCATCGTCGCCATTCAGTCGGCGGGCAGCGGCCTGTTCGGCGGTGCGATCTCCTTGTCGAACACCGCGATGTACCTGGCCAACATCGAGCGCTTCTTGTCGTTGAAGCCGCACGCTCGCAGCCGTGGTACCAGCCAAGCACCCCATCGGCTACACACGGGGATCGAGTTCTGCGCGGTGTCCTTCACCTACCCTGGGCAGACTCAGCCCGCGCTGGACGGCGTGTCCTTCGTCCTGCGCCCCGGCATGACGACTGCCGTCATGGGTCGCAACGGCGCAGGCAAGTCCACAGTCGTTAAGCTGCTATGCGGCATCTACACCCCGAGCAGCGGTCAGATCTTGATCGATGGCGTGCCTCTCGACGAGATATCCGAAGCGTCCTTGCTCGATGCAATGACCTTCGTGTTTCAGGACTACGCGCAGTACAACGTGTCCGCCGCGGAGAACATCGGACTAGGTTCCCTGGAGCACCTTGACGACGAGGCGCGAGTTCGCGCCGCCGGTGCTCGCGCGTCGATCGCGCAGCACCTGGACGCACTTCCTGCCGGGTGGCAGACCCCGCTCGGGCGCACCTTCGACGCCGGGCTCGACCTCTCTGGCGGCCAGTGGCAGAAGGTCGCCATCGCCAGGAGCCTCATGCGCGACGTGCCCGTGAGGCTCCTCGATGAGCCGACCTCCTCACTCGACCCCATCTCGGAGAAGGCGATCTTTGACCAGTTCGACTCAAGGGAGCCCGGGGTCACGACACTGCTTGTCGCCCACCGGTTCAGCACCGTGCGATTCGCCGACCATGTCATTGTCATGGAGAGCGGGCGGGTCGCTGCTCAAGGGCCACACCACACCCTCATGACCACCAGTCCGCTCTACCGTGAGCTCTACGACGCCCAGGAGTTCTAG
- a CDS encoding ATP-binding cassette domain-containing protein, protein MPRHHHSGNALQFSDITVRRGGSTLLDHLTFGAPVGSRIGLVGANGAGKSTLLKVAVGLARATSGTVSWAGSAAAETRAVAFVPQGKPLYPALTPAHALVLARSLNTEDWDEEAARSWMDAFEIPLSRQCSVLSGGERTQVAIALALGRGTPHLVLDEPFAELDPLARADAIDLLRAVLDSTGRTLLISSHLLSDIDDLCDHLMVLSRGRLTLAGTRDEILAEHPGQSVSETAMAAMRLHARSGERTAS, encoded by the coding sequence GTGCCAAGACATCACCACTCAGGCAACGCGCTGCAGTTCTCGGACATCACCGTCCGACGCGGCGGCAGTACTTTGCTCGATCATCTGACCTTCGGCGCGCCAGTGGGTTCGCGCATCGGACTGGTGGGCGCCAACGGCGCCGGCAAGTCCACGCTGCTCAAGGTGGCCGTCGGCCTCGCGCGTGCAACGTCTGGCACCGTGAGTTGGGCCGGCAGTGCGGCGGCGGAGACCCGGGCGGTTGCCTTCGTGCCGCAGGGCAAGCCGCTCTACCCCGCGCTCACACCCGCACATGCCCTCGTTCTCGCCCGCTCTCTCAACACCGAGGACTGGGACGAGGAAGCCGCCCGCTCGTGGATGGACGCATTCGAGATTCCGCTGAGTCGGCAGTGTTCCGTCCTATCCGGCGGCGAGCGGACTCAGGTCGCGATCGCTCTCGCACTCGGCCGAGGCACGCCGCATCTGGTGCTAGACGAGCCGTTCGCCGAACTCGACCCTCTCGCTAGGGCCGACGCCATCGATCTGCTGCGCGCCGTGCTCGACAGCACCGGGCGCACACTGCTGATCTCCTCGCACCTACTCTCGGACATCGACGACCTGTGCGACCACCTCATGGTCCTCAGTCGTGGTCGGCTGACACTCGCCGGCACCCGCGACGAGATCCTCGCGGAGCACCCGGGCCAGTCGGTCAGCGAGACCGCGATGGCCGCTATGCGCCTGCATGCCCGCTCCGGAGAGAGGACCGCTTCATGA
- a CDS encoding IS3 family transposase (programmed frameshift), with the protein MAKPYPKEFRDDVVAVARKGQVPLTQIAKDFGISEGSLSNWMKQADVEDGRRSGPTQAERAELREARKRIRVLEQENEVLRRAAAYLAQAGLPKIVFPLVREMAAAGARIRVPVAVACRVLGLSTQGYDKWLKNPVCDRDWDDAHVLAAIYEIHGDDATLGYRFITDELADEHKISVGENRVHRLCRIAGITASHHRKRSKPATAGPAPHDDLLAVVDEHGVVRHEFVAHAPNQVWLWDISEHPTAEGKLYICAIKDVYSNKIVGYSIDSGMKSSLARAAMRNAIALRSPAGTVCHSDRGGQFRAKATRRLLANNGLVGSMGRSYGAGDNASMESFFSLLQKNVLNTRRWHTRDDLRLAIVTWIETKYNRRRRQRALGKLTPVEFEMIYTAADAA; encoded by the exons GTGGCAAAGCCGTATCCCAAGGAGTTCCGCGACGACGTCGTGGCCGTGGCCCGCAAGGGGCAGGTGCCGCTGACGCAGATCGCGAAGGACTTCGGTATCTCCGAAGGGTCGTTGTCGAACTGGATGAAGCAGGCCGACGTCGAGGACGGCCGACGGTCCGGGCCGACCCAGGCCGAGCGCGCCGAGCTGCGTGAGGCGCGCAAGCGGATCCGGGTGCTGGAGCAGGAGAACGAGGTCCTGCGCCGCGCGGCCGCCTACCTCGCGCAGGCGGGTCTGCCG AAAATAGTCTTCCCGCTCGTCCGTGAGATGGCCGCGGCCGGCGCCCGCATCAGGGTGCCGGTCGCGGTGGCGTGCCGGGTCCTGGGCCTGTCGACCCAGGGGTACGACAAGTGGCTCAAGAACCCGGTCTGCGACCGGGACTGGGACGACGCGCACGTCCTTGCCGCGATCTACGAGATCCATGGCGACGACGCGACGCTCGGCTACCGGTTCATCACCGACGAGCTGGCCGACGAGCACAAGATCAGCGTCGGGGAGAACCGGGTGCACCGGTTGTGCCGGATCGCCGGCATCACCGCCAGCCACCACAGGAAGCGGTCCAAGCCCGCGACGGCCGGCCCCGCGCCGCACGACGACCTGCTCGCGGTGGTCGACGAGCACGGCGTGGTCCGTCACGAGTTCGTCGCGCACGCCCCGAACCAGGTGTGGCTGTGGGACATCTCCGAGCACCCCACCGCCGAGGGCAAGCTCTACATCTGCGCGATCAAGGACGTCTACTCGAACAAGATCGTCGGGTACTCCATCGACTCGGGCATGAAGTCGTCCCTGGCGCGGGCGGCGATGCGCAACGCGATCGCGCTGCGCTCACCGGCCGGCACGGTGTGTCATTCGGACCGAGGCGGCCAGTTCCGTGCCAAGGCGACCCGGCGGCTGCTGGCGAACAACGGCCTGGTCGGGTCGATGGGCCGCTCCTACGGCGCGGGCGACAACGCGAGCATGGAGAGCTTCTTCTCCCTGCTGCAGAAGAACGTCCTGAACACCCGCCGCTGGCACACCCGCGACGACCTGCGCCTGGCGATCGTGACCTGGATCGAGACCAAGTACAACCGCCGACGCCGCCAACGCGCCCTCGGCAAACTCACGCCCGTCGAGTTTGAGATGATCTACACGGCCGCAGACGCGGCCTGA
- a CDS encoding helix-turn-helix domain-containing protein yields the protein MTSTAADEFGRRSADRRMLVLVREAKGWTQRELAARADVSQPTISKAENGVAELRGETLEAVAAALDCPIALLTHPVPSLGLDVSCLHHRRRSSRLTVAAKGKVEALAHLSRLSIELLLASEPLPRVNLIRSASFDAPDPVAAAAAVRDQLGLGAGPVPNLVAVLEGAGVVVFQRQLGSTAQDAVSSWPHGNERMPILIINGGLSGDRQRFTIAHELGHLVMHRLPGEDQEAQADLFAASLLAPPDEIRPELVGLTTAQFRRLAELKATWGMSIAALIRRAYDIGEISERQYREFHLRLNRMGWRTSEPVDVPTEVPALLHDAIRRQVSAGQTVAALARTALMTEDSFRRYFPIELRESAQTA from the coding sequence GTGACCAGCACAGCTGCCGACGAGTTCGGCCGGAGGAGCGCCGACCGTCGCATGCTCGTGCTCGTCCGAGAGGCCAAAGGCTGGACCCAGCGGGAGCTCGCTGCCCGCGCGGACGTGAGTCAGCCGACGATCTCGAAGGCGGAGAACGGCGTCGCGGAGCTGCGCGGCGAGACGCTCGAGGCAGTTGCGGCCGCGCTCGACTGTCCGATCGCGCTGTTGACGCACCCGGTGCCGAGCCTGGGCCTGGACGTGTCCTGCCTGCACCATCGGCGACGCTCGTCGCGGCTGACTGTCGCAGCGAAGGGCAAGGTCGAGGCGCTGGCCCACCTGTCGCGTCTTTCGATCGAACTGCTCCTCGCGTCCGAGCCGCTTCCGCGAGTCAACCTCATCCGTTCGGCGAGTTTTGACGCTCCGGACCCGGTCGCGGCCGCGGCCGCAGTCCGCGACCAGCTGGGCCTGGGTGCCGGACCGGTACCGAACCTCGTCGCCGTCCTGGAGGGCGCAGGGGTCGTCGTCTTCCAGCGACAGCTCGGATCGACCGCGCAGGACGCCGTCTCCTCCTGGCCGCACGGAAACGAGCGCATGCCGATCCTGATCATCAACGGCGGGCTGAGCGGGGACCGGCAGCGGTTCACCATCGCGCACGAGCTCGGCCACTTGGTCATGCATCGCCTCCCCGGCGAGGATCAGGAAGCGCAGGCCGACCTGTTCGCCGCGTCCCTGCTGGCACCACCCGACGAGATCCGGCCCGAGCTTGTTGGGCTGACCACCGCGCAGTTCCGCCGGCTCGCCGAGCTCAAGGCCACGTGGGGGATGTCGATCGCCGCCCTGATCCGCCGTGCCTACGACATCGGCGAGATCTCCGAGCGCCAGTACCGCGAGTTCCACCTGCGGCTCAACCGCATGGGCTGGAGGACGTCAGAACCCGTGGACGTGCCAACCGAAGTCCCCGCTTTGCTTCACGACGCGATCCGCCGTCAGGTTTCCGCTGGACAGACCGTCGCAGCACTCGCACGAACCGCACTGATGACAGAGGACAGTTTCCGCCGCTACTTCCCCATCGAGCTGCGCGAGAGCGCCCAAACCGCCTAG
- a CDS encoding type II toxin-antitoxin system prevent-host-death family antitoxin: MELGKHATIEISNLGRFRDVVDRDLVDELFALGLLIAMTEGPPVAKGKAATLTIALRGRGRFMVGQEDLGTKRGLKILARGVMFALRAASEGVQAGGRGDPPATAETMPARPERDRPRTVEMPVEQAQAQLNELVARVRHGTRVVLTDGGDRLAVLVGWSWYAHQEERLAAATAAYWKAWRNGRFDTAVYAKAMRAAGLHPTAGLKRKVDDRAAPAGDHDDNAN, translated from the coding sequence GTGGAGCTGGGGAAGCACGCGACGATCGAGATCTCCAACCTCGGCCGTTTCCGTGACGTCGTCGATCGGGACCTCGTCGATGAGTTGTTCGCCCTCGGCTTGCTGATCGCCATGACCGAGGGGCCACCGGTGGCCAAGGGCAAGGCGGCGACGCTCACGATCGCCCTGAGGGGCAGGGGCCGTTTCATGGTCGGGCAGGAGGACCTGGGCACCAAGCGTGGCCTGAAGATCCTCGCCCGCGGCGTCATGTTCGCGCTCCGGGCCGCCTCCGAGGGAGTCCAAGCCGGGGGTCGGGGTGACCCGCCCGCCACCGCCGAGACCATGCCTGCCCGGCCTGAGCGGGACCGCCCGCGCACCGTCGAGATGCCTGTCGAGCAGGCGCAGGCGCAACTGAACGAACTGGTCGCCCGGGTCCGGCACGGGACACGCGTGGTGCTGACCGACGGCGGCGACCGCCTCGCGGTGCTGGTCGGCTGGTCCTGGTACGCCCATCAGGAGGAACGCCTGGCCGCGGCAACGGCCGCGTACTGGAAGGCATGGCGCAATGGCCGGTTCGACACGGCCGTCTATGCCAAAGCCATGCGCGCCGCCGGTCTCCATCCCACCGCGGGGCTGAAGCGCAAGGTCGACGACCGGGCCGCGCCCGCGGGAGACCACGATGACAACGCCAACTGA
- a CDS encoding helix-turn-helix domain-containing protein encodes MPVPARELAQRLAFGASLRLIRANAGLTQEELAHAAGLDRTYIGSVENGRRNLSLKAMWQLADALQVSPRAFFPVKETENFTPGQST; translated from the coding sequence GTGCCCGTTCCTGCCCGAGAGCTCGCCCAGCGCCTCGCGTTCGGCGCAAGCCTGCGGCTGATCAGGGCGAACGCCGGCCTGACCCAGGAAGAACTCGCGCACGCCGCCGGCCTCGACCGCACCTACATCGGCAGCGTCGAGAACGGGCGCAGGAACTTGTCCCTCAAGGCCATGTGGCAGCTCGCGGACGCTCTCCAGGTGTCCCCACGGGCGTTCTTCCCGGTGAAGGAGACCGAGAACTTCACGCCCGGCCAGTCGACCTGA
- a CDS encoding FhaA domain-containing protein has protein sequence MGILDKFENGVERVVNNAFAKAFRSEVKPVDLASALRREVDDRAAVVGRDRTVVPNDFTLTLSTADYDQVEAWGAEALADELATIVTEHATSQHYAFVGPVTVSFTEEPELETGRFDVHSATVRGAVAPATTTAPSARHPLVDIDGQRYLLTGERTVVGRGSEADIIVDDPGVSRLHLEIRVTPDGVIATDLGSTNGLFVEGHQVPAATLLDGNTLTIGRTRILFWTGSEPDQEG, from the coding sequence ATGGGCATCCTGGACAAGTTCGAGAACGGCGTCGAGCGTGTCGTCAACAACGCCTTCGCCAAGGCCTTCCGCAGCGAGGTCAAGCCCGTCGACCTGGCCAGCGCGCTGCGCCGCGAGGTCGACGATCGTGCCGCGGTCGTCGGGCGTGACCGCACGGTCGTGCCGAACGACTTCACGCTGACCCTCTCCACCGCCGACTACGACCAGGTCGAGGCGTGGGGTGCGGAGGCGCTGGCCGACGAGCTCGCCACGATCGTCACCGAGCACGCCACGAGCCAGCACTACGCGTTCGTCGGTCCCGTGACGGTGTCCTTCACGGAGGAGCCCGAGCTCGAGACCGGCCGGTTCGACGTGCACTCGGCGACGGTGCGCGGCGCGGTGGCGCCCGCCACGACGACCGCCCCGTCGGCCCGGCACCCGTTGGTCGACATCGACGGCCAGCGTTACCTGCTCACGGGGGAGCGCACGGTCGTCGGCCGCGGCTCCGAGGCCGACATCATCGTCGACGACCCGGGGGTGTCCCGGCTGCACCTCGAGATCCGGGTGACGCCCGACGGCGTCATCGCGACGGACCTCGGCTCGACCAACGGCCTGTTCGTCGAGGGGCACCAGGTGCCCGCGGCGACCCTGCTCGACGGCAACACGCTGACCATCGGACGCACCCGGATCCTCTTCTGGACGGGCAGCGAGCCGGACCAGGAGGGGTGA
- a CDS encoding FHA domain-containing protein FhaB/FipA gives MSELTVTLLRLGYLALLWLLVLSAIGVLRRDLYGTQITRRRPPGKGAPAAAAVPTQTQPGGQSAVPVPASGAPERVSRRSRTGSGPSRLVVIEGPLRGTTLPLGASAILIGRAPSCTLVLDDDYSSSRHARVFPQGGQWFVEDLGSTNGTYVADQRVEAPTPVPTGTPVRVGQSVLELQR, from the coding sequence ATGAGTGAGCTGACGGTCACCCTGCTGCGGCTGGGCTATCTCGCACTGCTGTGGCTCCTGGTGCTGTCGGCGATCGGCGTGCTGCGCCGCGACCTGTACGGCACGCAGATCACGCGGCGTCGCCCGCCGGGCAAGGGCGCCCCCGCGGCGGCAGCGGTTCCCACGCAGACGCAGCCGGGCGGCCAGTCGGCGGTGCCGGTGCCCGCCTCCGGCGCGCCCGAGCGGGTGTCCCGGCGAAGCCGGACGGGTTCCGGCCCGTCCCGGCTCGTGGTCATCGAAGGGCCGCTGCGGGGCACGACGCTGCCGCTGGGCGCCTCGGCGATCCTCATCGGCCGCGCACCGAGCTGCACCCTCGTGCTCGACGACGACTACTCCTCGTCACGGCACGCCCGGGTGTTCCCGCAAGGGGGTCAGTGGTTCGTCGAGGACCTGGGTTCCACGAACGGGACATATGTGGCGGACCAGCGCGTCGAGGCGCCGACACCCGTGCCGACCGGTACACCGGTCCGCGTGGGTCAGAGCGTCCTCGAGCTGCAGAGGTAA